In Xenopus laevis strain J_2021 chromosome 2S, Xenopus_laevis_v10.1, whole genome shotgun sequence, a genomic segment contains:
- the rap2a.S gene encoding RAP2A, member of RAS oncogene family S homeolog encodes MREYKVVVLGSGGVGKSALTVQFVTGTFIEKYDPTIEDFYRKEIEVDSSPSVLEILDTAGTEQFASMRDLYIKNGQGFILVYSLVNQQSFQDIKPMRDQIIRVKRYEKVPVILVGNKVDLESEREVSSNEGRALAEDWGCPFMETSAKSKTMVDELFAEIVRQMNYAAQPDKDDPCCSACNIQ; translated from the exons ATGCGCGAGTATAAGGTGGTGGTCCTGGGAAGCGGCGGGGTCGGCAAGTCGGCCTTGACCGTGCAATTTGTCACAGGGACATTCATCGAGAAGTACGACCCGACCATTGAGGATTTCTACCGCAAGGAGATCGAGGTAGACTCGTCCCCCTCAGTGCTGGAGATCCTGGACACGGCCGGCACCGAGCAGTTCGCCTCTATGCGGGACTTGTACATCAAGAACGGACAGGGCTTCATCCTAGTCTACAGCCTGGTCAACCAGCAGAGCTTCCAGGACATCAAGCCCATGAGGGACCAGATCATCCGCGTGAAAAG atatgAAAAAGTGCCAGTAATTTTGGTTGGCAACAAAGTTGATCTTGAAAGCGAACGCGAGGTGTCATCAAATGAGGGCCGTGCATTGGCAGAGGATTGGGGATGCCCGTTCATGGAAACATCTGCTAAGAGTAAAACAATGGTGGATGAGCTCTTTGCTGAAATAGTGAGACAAATGAACTATGCAGCCCAACCGGATAAAGATGACCCATGCTGTTCTGCGTGCAATATACAGTAG